The genomic stretch TAATGAGGAGCGGCAGATAAAAGCACAGCAGCGGCGAATATTTGCGCGGCGCGGTTTTGCTGTAATACCTCATCTGGGCATATGCGCCTTTCAGGTATTCCTCGGGCGTGGTCGGCACGGTGTAGCTGTATGTTAAGGGTTTGGACATGGGGTCCTCTGTTGGAATTTCGTTTATATTTGTTTGATTCTTAATTGATGCCCACAGGCTACCTGAAAGCGCGGTTTCAGCGCAATTTCTGCAAAAACGGATTAAACGCGATTTCCCACAAAAAGCCATCGGGGTCGGCGAGGTAGCCGCTGTAGCCGCCCCAGAACACTTTCTGCGGGGCTTTGATGATGTTGATGTTTTTTGCGGCAAACCCGGCAAACAGTGCGTCCACTTCGGCTTCGCTGCCCACGTTGTGCGCCAAGGTAAAGCGTGGGAAGCCGCTGCTTTGCTCCGGTATTTGTGCGTCGTGCGCCAGGGCGGCTTTGCCGAACAGGGCGAGCAGCAGCGCGTTTCCGGCCTGGAAAAATGCAATATTTTCGTTGCTGTCGGCCGTTTCCTGCCAGCCGAATACCTCCCGATAAAAACGGCGCGATTCGGCAAGGTCGGCCACACCGAGCGTAATGTAGTTGATATGTTGTTCCATCGGTTTTCCTTTTGGCTGGAAGAGATATTGAGAGGCTACCTGAAAAGCGGTTCTGCGTTTTCAGGTAGCCTTTGCCATGCCGCGCTTTACGACGAGGCGAAGGCTTCAAACGGCACGGCGAGCAGGGGTTCGGCACCTTGGCGGATGCGTTCGGCGCAGGCGTGGGCTTGGGGCAGAACGTAGGCGAGGTAGGCGCGGGCGGTGTGCTGCTGGGCTTGGCAGAATGCGCTGCCGAAGCGTGCTTCTGCATTGCGGGCGGCGAGGAAGTTTTGCGCCAGGGCAGCCGCGCCGAGGGTGAGGGAGATTTGCTCCAGATAGGCGGCGGCGTTTAGGGCGGTGGCGGCGGGGTTGGTTTCGTGCTGCTGCACGAGGAGGGCGGTGCTGCGTTCGGCCAATTCAAGGGCGCGCTGGAGCGGTTCGGCGGTGGCGGGCTCGATGGCGGTGAGCTCGTTGGCGGTCTGCTGGGCTTCGGCGAGCAGGGTGCGCACGAGGCTGCCTTTGTCGGACACGGTTTTGCGGGCGAGGTCGGCGGCCTGCACACCGTTGGTGCCTTCGTAGATGGCGGTGATGCGCACGTCGCGCACGAGCTGGGCGATGCCGGTTTCTTCTATATAGCCTGCGCCGCCGAATACTTGCATGGCCAGGTTGGAGAGCACGGTGCCGTTGTCGCTGCACCAGGCTTTAACGATGGGGATGAGGTAGTCGAGCCGGCCTTTGGCGGCTTTTTTGGCGGCGGGTTCGGGGTGTTGGTGCGAGGCATCGAGCGCGGCGGCGGCTTGAAGATACAGGGCGCGCTGGGCAGCGATGGTGGCTTTTTGCACCAGCAGCATACGGGCGACGTCGGGGTGGTGGATGATGGTGAGCGGGGTGCCGTCGGGCGCGCTGCCTTGGATGCGCTCGTGGGCGTAGGCCAGCGCGAGCTGGTAGGCGGCTTCGGCCACAGCGTGCCCTTCGATGCCCACGCCCAGGCGGGCGTGGCTCATCATAGTGAACATATAAAGCAGGCCGCGCCCGGCTTTGCCGATGAGGTAGCCTTCGGCTTCGTCGAACTGCATCACGCAGGTGGGGCTGGCGTGGATACCCATTTTGTGTTCGATGGCGGTGGCGGACACGCCGTTTCTCCCGCCGATGCTGCCGTCGGGCTGGATTTTGTATTTGGGCACGATAAACAGCGAAAGGCTTTTGATGCCGGAGGTGGTGCCGGGCAGGCGGGCGAGCACGAGGTGGATGATGTTTTCGGTCAGTTCGTGTTCGCCCCAGGTGATGAAGGTTTTCTGGCCGCTGATGCGGTAGCTGCCGTCTTCCTGCGGCACGGCTTTGGTGGCCACTTGGGAAAGGTCAGTGCCGGCCTGCGGCTCGGAGAGGTTCATGGTGCCGCTCCAGAGGCCTTGGCTCATTTTAGGCAGGAAGGTTTGCTTTTGCTCTTCGGAGCCGTGCTTGGCAATGGTTTCCACCGCGCCCACGGTGAGCATGGGCAGCAGCGAGAGGGCGAGGTTGCCGCAGTAGTACATTTCTTCGCACGCGGCGGAAATCACCGCAGGCAGGCCTTGGCCGCCGTATTCCGCCGGGGCACGCAGGCCGGGCCAGCCGGCTTCGCAGAAGGCTTGGTAGGCGGCGGCAAGGTCGGGATGGGTGACGACTTTGCCGTTTTCCAGGCGCGCGCCGTGCAAATCGCCGGTGCGGCTGGTGGGCAGGAATACTTCTTCGCTGAACTTGGCGGCTTCTTCGATGATGGCGGCGGCGGTGTCTTCGTCCAGGCCGCTTTCGGCATACCATTGGGCGATTTCGGCCAGGTTGCCGTGGGTTTGCAGGGCGAATAAGAGTTCGTTTACGGGGGCGCGGTAGGACATGGAAGGCTCCTTTGTAGTAGGGAAAAGATACGGGCTAGCATAGCAAATCCGCGCGGGCTTGGGTATGGCGGGCGCGGGTTTTATGCGGCGGGGCTGATGGGCGGCAAAAGGCTGGTTGGAGTTGGAGGCTACCTGAAAACCTGTTTCTTCTCGCTGTGGGAGAGGCGGCAAGCCGCAGGTTTGCAGCGTTTGAACTCCGTTGAAGCGTGCGTTTCAGGTAGCCTTCAAGCAGCGGGATAGATGTTTACAATATCTTGTATTTTGTTACAATCCGATCATCGGCAATACCCTTATTCCCCTTTCCAAACAGGAGTGGCAAGATGAAGCAAACCATGATGAACACGGCAGCGGGCGTATTGGTGGCGCTGCTGTTGGGCAGTGCGGGCTTGGCATATGCCAACCCCTATCCGGTTGGTTCGCAGCAATGGCACAACTTTAATGGCATCATGCAGTCGGAAGCAGATCGGATACAACGCGAGCGCAATGCCGTACGGCAACAGCCGATCAACCGCGGCCCCACCGCCGCTGAAATACGCGCCTGGGAGCAGCGCGAGGCGGAAGTGCAAGCACGTATCGCCCGTTTCCGCGCCACGCCGTTTTGGATGGCGTTGGCATGGAATTCTGATAAAAATACCATAGCATGGCCTGGCGGTTTTAGATCTGAGCAGCGAGCCATCGAACGAGCCAAACAGATCTGCTCTTCCCCCAATTGTCATGTATTTGCCACTTTCAACAATACTTGCGCCCATTTCGTTAGTGCGGTAGCCAAGCCGCGCTCGGTGCAGGATTTTTTTGTGGCCTACGATCGGGACGGCAACAGGGCGGTACGGAAAGCTGTTCAGGCCTGTGAGGCGGTGCATGGCAAGCGGGAAGACAGATGCTTCTCCTCCCTGCTGCGAACGCCGCATGGGGAAGGCATTTTCTGCGTGGGCTACGATTACAATCTTTACAATCAGCGCTAAAACCTGCCGTTTGAGGCTGAAAGGCTACCTGAAAATACTTTTCAGGTAGCCTTTGCTTAGGGCTTGGGCACAAATTCTGCCTGTACGCCGATTGCCTGCAGTTCGGCGAGGTGGTTTTTCATGTGTTTCCAGATGCCGCTGCAATACACGAAGGGCGGGGATTTGCTGAGCGCGAGCGCTTGGGCGGTGTTGAGGCTGCGGTGTTTTTTCAGGCTGGCGGCAAGGCGGGTGCTTTGCCGGCCGGGATGGGAAACGATGATGTCGCCGAAAACGTAGTCCGGATCGTCGGGCGGGGTGGCGCAGCGGGCGATTTCGGCGGCAAGGTGCTCGTGTTCGGCAAAGGATTGTTGCACTTCGCGCCAGAAGGAGGCGGCGGTGTTGCAATAATCGGCGATGTATTGGGCGGCGGCTTCGGGGCTGCGGGCAGCGTGTTGCCGGATGCGTTGGATATGTTGCGCCAGCTCGGCCAGGCTGCCGGCGATGGCTTCGGGTTGCATTTGGTCGTGCCAGGCGAAGTAAACGGGAAAGCCTTTTGCGGCTTGGTTTAAGTCGATGATGAAGGGGTCGCCCATGGCGTTGAGGGCG from Eikenella exigua encodes the following:
- a CDS encoding VOC family protein, with amino-acid sequence MEQHINYITLGVADLAESRRFYREVFGWQETADSNENIAFFQAGNALLLALFGKAALAHDAQIPEQSSGFPRFTLAHNVGSEAEVDALFAGFAAKNINIIKAPQKVFWGGYSGYLADPDGFLWEIAFNPFLQKLR
- a CDS encoding acyl-CoA dehydrogenase, producing the protein MSYRAPVNELLFALQTHGNLAEIAQWYAESGLDEDTAAAIIEEAAKFSEEVFLPTSRTGDLHGARLENGKVVTHPDLAAAYQAFCEAGWPGLRAPAEYGGQGLPAVISAACEEMYYCGNLALSLLPMLTVGAVETIAKHGSEEQKQTFLPKMSQGLWSGTMNLSEPQAGTDLSQVATKAVPQEDGSYRISGQKTFITWGEHELTENIIHLVLARLPGTTSGIKSLSLFIVPKYKIQPDGSIGGRNGVSATAIEHKMGIHASPTCVMQFDEAEGYLIGKAGRGLLYMFTMMSHARLGVGIEGHAVAEAAYQLALAYAHERIQGSAPDGTPLTIIHHPDVARMLLVQKATIAAQRALYLQAAAALDASHQHPEPAAKKAAKGRLDYLIPIVKAWCSDNGTVLSNLAMQVFGGAGYIEETGIAQLVRDVRITAIYEGTNGVQAADLARKTVSDKGSLVRTLLAEAQQTANELTAIEPATAEPLQRALELAERSTALLVQQHETNPAATALNAAAYLEQISLTLGAAALAQNFLAARNAEARFGSAFCQAQQHTARAYLAYVLPQAHACAERIRQGAEPLLAVPFEAFASS
- a CDS encoding DUF4189 domain-containing protein; protein product: MKQTMMNTAAGVLVALLLGSAGLAYANPYPVGSQQWHNFNGIMQSEADRIQRERNAVRQQPINRGPTAAEIRAWEQREAEVQARIARFRATPFWMALAWNSDKNTIAWPGGFRSEQRAIERAKQICSSPNCHVFATFNNTCAHFVSAVAKPRSVQDFFVAYDRDGNRAVRKAVQACEAVHGKREDRCFSSLLRTPHGEGIFCVGYDYNLYNQR